Proteins from a single region of Paenibacillus sp. BIHB 4019:
- the flhF gene encoding flagellar biosynthesis protein FlhF, whose amino-acid sequence MRVKRYVVNALPEALPMIRSDLGKDAVILNTKEVKVGGFMGMFRKKKMEVIAAIESNAAAPENLPQKRKAPDDVSAVMAAITETMQKQQRAAAASAAATATVEPPARPAPVAAASPVNDQLMDEIKGIKQSLLQLSSQKAGNSLSEAAQALHDRLQEQELEAEWIDQLMAIISEQEGQQREPLTRTQVWELAKRQLLEWMAPYAAGMIDEQARIVHFVGPTGVGKTTTIAKLAANQTIKHNKKVGFITSDTYRIAAVDQLRTYANILNIPLEVVFSPMDLPKAFKQLEDRELIYMDTAGRNFRNELNVSEVNSLLQSHDRNETVLVLSLTGKTKDMTSVAGNFVKYGIEKVLFTKQDETAVYGSIFNLVMKFGLTPTYVARGQTVPDDIDRFNAAAYMNDLLGEADDE is encoded by the coding sequence ATGAGAGTGAAACGTTATGTAGTCAATGCCCTTCCCGAAGCGCTGCCGATGATTCGAAGCGATCTTGGCAAAGATGCCGTTATATTGAATACGAAAGAAGTCAAAGTCGGTGGCTTCATGGGCATGTTCCGTAAAAAGAAGATGGAAGTTATTGCCGCTATTGAGTCGAATGCAGCTGCTCCGGAAAATCTGCCGCAGAAGCGCAAGGCGCCGGATGATGTCAGCGCCGTAATGGCAGCTATTACGGAGACGATGCAGAAGCAGCAGCGTGCCGCAGCAGCTTCTGCAGCTGCTACAGCTACGGTTGAGCCGCCGGCAAGGCCTGCGCCAGTTGCGGCGGCTTCTCCAGTCAACGATCAGCTGATGGACGAAATTAAAGGGATTAAGCAATCCCTCCTGCAGCTGTCTTCGCAAAAAGCAGGAAATTCACTATCAGAAGCTGCACAAGCCCTTCATGACCGCCTTCAAGAGCAGGAGCTCGAAGCGGAGTGGATCGACCAGCTTATGGCGATCATCTCTGAGCAGGAAGGGCAGCAAAGGGAGCCATTGACACGTACGCAAGTATGGGAGCTAGCCAAACGGCAACTGCTCGAATGGATGGCCCCTTATGCAGCCGGCATGATCGATGAGCAGGCCAGAATCGTTCATTTTGTTGGTCCGACTGGCGTAGGCAAAACGACAACAATCGCTAAGCTTGCGGCTAATCAAACGATTAAGCATAACAAAAAAGTAGGCTTCATTACATCAGATACGTACCGAATTGCGGCGGTTGACCAGCTTAGAACGTACGCTAATATTTTAAACATTCCGCTGGAGGTTGTTTTTTCTCCTATGGATTTGCCGAAAGCATTCAAGCAGCTCGAAGATAGAGAGCTCATCTACATGGATACGGCTGGCCGCAACTTCCGCAATGAGCTAAATGTATCAGAAGTAAACAGCCTGCTTCAATCGCATGACCGCAATGAAACGGTGCTTGTGCTGAGCCTTACCGGCAAAACGAAAGATATGACGTCAGTCGCCGGAAACTTTGTGAAATACGGCATCGAGAAGGTATTGTTTACGAAGCAGGATGAAACGGCGGTGTACGGCTCTATTTTTAACCTTGTGATGAAGTTCGGTTTAACGCCGACTTATGTGGCAAGAGGGCAGACGGTGCCGGATGACATTGATCGCTTTAACGCTGCTGCTTATATGAATGATTTGCTGGGGGAAGCGGACGATGAATGA
- the flhA gene encoding flagellar biosynthesis protein FlhA, translating to MKPKDLIVLIGIIGIVLMMVIPIPILLLDILLILNISIALMILLIAMNTKEALEFSIFPAVLLVTTLFRLALNVSTTRNILQHAEAGEVVATFGRWVGGGQIAIGFIVFLILVVVQFIVITKGSERVAEVAARFTLDAMPGKQMSIDADLNAGLINEQQARDRRSKIEREADFYGAMDGASKFVKGDAIASIIILIINLVGGFIIGMAVHGFPFAEALETYSILTIGDGLVSQIPALLISVAAGLIVTRAASDGNLAQDLTAQLFKYPNLLYIVAGTIALLGLVSPIGVMRTLPFAALLAFGAWRMKKLQEKQVEQEEMLVEEQQIEEVRNPESVIGLLQVDPIEFEFGYGLIPLADTQQGGDLLDRIIMIRRQCALELGLVVPVIRIRDNIQLRPNEYVVKIKGNTVAKGELLLNHYLAMSPGFDDESVLGIETTEPAFGLPAIWIDEQMKERAEMSGYTVVDPPSVVATHLTEIIKRHAHELLGRQETKALIENVKESYPALIDDLIPSVLSIGDLQKVLAKLLREKVSIRDLVTIFETLADHGHYTKDPDVLTEYVRQALSRQITQQFAATGDKLKVITVGPAMEKKIAESVQQTDQGSYIALDPIVTQQIYSKLNEQVTRQIQSGQQPVVLTSPTIRMYLRQIVERTMQEVPVISYSELEPNVEVQSVGVVNL from the coding sequence ATGAAACCAAAAGATCTTATCGTGTTAATCGGGATCATAGGCATCGTGCTCATGATGGTTATTCCCATCCCTATTCTTTTGCTGGATATTTTGCTTATTCTGAATATTTCCATCGCTTTAATGATATTGCTTATTGCGATGAATACGAAGGAAGCGCTGGAGTTTTCCATCTTTCCCGCAGTTTTGCTTGTTACGACCTTATTCCGATTAGCACTCAACGTTTCTACCACCCGGAACATTTTGCAGCATGCAGAAGCGGGGGAAGTTGTCGCAACATTCGGTAGATGGGTGGGCGGCGGGCAAATCGCAATCGGGTTTATCGTCTTCCTTATTCTCGTCGTCGTTCAGTTCATCGTTATTACGAAAGGTTCTGAGCGGGTCGCCGAGGTAGCAGCAAGGTTTACCCTCGATGCGATGCCCGGCAAGCAAATGAGTATTGATGCCGACTTAAATGCGGGACTCATTAATGAGCAGCAGGCACGGGACCGGCGTTCCAAGATTGAAAGAGAAGCGGATTTCTACGGAGCTATGGATGGTGCCAGTAAGTTTGTAAAAGGGGATGCAATTGCATCCATTATCATTCTCATTATTAACCTGGTTGGCGGATTTATAATCGGGATGGCGGTACATGGCTTTCCATTTGCCGAGGCACTCGAAACGTATTCGATCTTAACCATCGGGGATGGTCTAGTCAGTCAAATTCCAGCATTGCTTATTTCGGTAGCAGCAGGCTTAATCGTTACAAGAGCTGCATCAGACGGCAACCTGGCACAGGATTTGACAGCACAGCTGTTTAAATACCCTAATCTTTTATACATAGTTGCAGGAACAATAGCTTTGCTTGGTCTCGTTTCGCCAATCGGCGTTATGCGCACGCTCCCTTTTGCGGCACTGCTCGCATTTGGCGCATGGAGAATGAAAAAGCTGCAGGAGAAGCAAGTGGAGCAAGAGGAGATGCTTGTGGAAGAGCAGCAAATTGAAGAGGTTCGTAATCCGGAAAGTGTCATTGGCCTATTGCAGGTGGATCCCATCGAGTTCGAATTTGGCTACGGCCTGATTCCACTGGCAGACACGCAGCAGGGCGGCGATTTGCTGGACCGTATCATTATGATCAGAAGGCAATGCGCGCTTGAGCTGGGGCTTGTCGTTCCCGTTATTCGAATCCGCGATAATATTCAACTGAGACCGAATGAATATGTCGTTAAAATTAAAGGGAATACCGTTGCGAAAGGCGAGCTTCTGCTCAATCATTATTTGGCAATGAGCCCGGGCTTCGATGATGAATCGGTACTTGGTATTGAAACGACAGAGCCGGCATTCGGGCTGCCAGCCATTTGGATTGACGAGCAGATGAAGGAAAGAGCGGAAATGTCGGGATATACCGTCGTAGATCCGCCTTCGGTTGTCGCTACGCATTTGACAGAAATTATTAAGCGTCATGCGCATGAATTGCTCGGACGTCAAGAGACGAAGGCACTCATTGAAAATGTCAAGGAATCGTATCCAGCGCTTATCGATGATCTCATTCCTTCGGTGCTATCCATTGGCGATTTGCAAAAAGTGCTTGCCAAGCTGCTTCGTGAAAAAGTTTCGATCCGCGATCTGGTAACCATTTTTGAAACGTTGGCCGATCACGGGCATTACACGAAAGATCCCGATGTGCTGACGGAATATGTCAGACAAGCGCTGTCAAGGCAAATTACCCAGCAGTTTGCGGCAACGGGAGACAAGCTTAAAGTGATTACAGTCGGTCCGGCGATGGAGAAGAAAATCGCTGAGTCCGTACAGCAGACCGATCAGGGAAGTTACATTGCGCTTGACCCGATCGTCACTCAACAAATTTATTCCAAGCTGAATGAGCAGGTAACCCGGCAAATTCAGTCCGGACAGCAGCCTGTTGTACTCACTTCCCCTACAATCCGCATGTATTTGCGCCAGATTGTGGAACGGACGATGCAGGAGGTTCCGGTCATTTCTTATAGTGAGCTTGAACCTAACGTTGAAGTTCAGAGCGTAGGGGTGGTGAATTTATGA
- the flhB gene encoding flagellar biosynthesis protein FlhB yields MYRLKLDLQLFSQEKTEKATPKKRSESRKKGQVAKSADFPSSLILLFTFAGFAMFGGFYKQRIMNMFDDIFENWLLMELTSENVFNLFGTLVTEMLIFLLPIFSVAILVGIIGNVAQFGFLLTGEPLKMKISKLNPLQGLKQIFSMRSIVEMLKSLLKLLIIGVLVYQTIASDWSRLLSLSDLSVEQIFAFAAGLTVSMGIKIGAALVVLAFADYLYQKYEQEKSMKMSKQDIKDEHKKSEGDPLVKGRIREKQRRMAIQRMMQQIPNADVVITNPTHFAIALKYDSSNMEAPVIIAKGMDHVALRIREIAKEHGVITMENKPLARALYERAEIGDAIPADLFQAVAEVLAYVYKLKGRVKSS; encoded by the coding sequence ATGTACCGCTTAAAGCTCGACCTGCAGCTGTTCAGCCAAGAGAAGACGGAGAAAGCGACGCCCAAAAAACGCTCGGAATCGCGTAAGAAGGGTCAGGTAGCCAAATCGGCTGACTTTCCCAGCTCCTTGATTTTGCTGTTTACGTTTGCTGGCTTTGCGATGTTTGGCGGCTTTTACAAGCAGCGAATTATGAATATGTTTGATGATATTTTCGAAAATTGGCTGCTTATGGAGCTTACGTCTGAAAATGTTTTTAACTTGTTCGGTACGCTCGTAACCGAAATGCTCATTTTTTTACTGCCTATATTTTCGGTAGCTATTTTAGTAGGCATTATCGGTAACGTTGCGCAATTTGGCTTCTTGCTTACAGGAGAGCCGCTTAAGATGAAGATCAGCAAGCTTAATCCGCTCCAAGGATTGAAACAGATCTTCTCCATGCGTTCTATTGTTGAAATGCTTAAAAGCTTGCTGAAGCTGCTGATTATTGGAGTGCTCGTATACCAGACGATTGCAAGCGATTGGAGTCGGCTGCTTTCTCTTTCGGACCTGTCTGTTGAGCAAATTTTCGCCTTTGCAGCTGGCCTGACGGTCAGCATGGGAATCAAAATTGGTGCTGCGCTCGTTGTGCTCGCCTTTGCGGATTATTTGTATCAGAAGTACGAGCAGGAGAAAAGCATGAAGATGTCCAAGCAGGACATTAAGGACGAGCATAAGAAATCAGAGGGTGATCCGCTCGTTAAAGGCCGTATCCGAGAAAAGCAGCGGAGAATGGCCATCCAGCGGATGATGCAGCAAATTCCGAATGCAGATGTCGTCATTACCAACCCGACGCACTTTGCAATCGCCTTGAAATATGATTCCTCTAATATGGAGGCGCCCGTAATTATTGCCAAAGGCATGGATCATGTGGCGCTGCGCATTAGGGAAATCGCCAAAGAGCACGGCGTTATTACGATGGAAAATAAGCCGCTTGCCAGAGCATTATACGAACGCGCCGAAATCGGAGATGCCATACCGGCAGATTTGTTCCAGGCTGTGGCGGAGGTGCTCGCATACGTTTACAAGCTGAAAGGCCGTGTCAAATCATCGTAA
- the fliR gene encoding flagellar biosynthetic protein FliR: protein MELIEQGFPIFLLIFCRITSFFVVAPMFSGKMMPNIAKIGLSFFISFIVYLTYGINQTVATDASYVLYVVQEILIGLLFGFVVYLFFVVVQTAGALMDLQIGFAMANVVNPLTGTSVPLLGNFKYMMLIVIFFSLNGHHYLLRGLMDSYKWMPLAGDFFARISSGSISEFLTKAVGNTFLLALQVAAPLVIAMFLTDVGLAFLAKTAPQYNVFVIGIPLKLIIGTILLVLLMPGLSGLYERLIAIMFDNLEQLFAIFKGPDG, encoded by the coding sequence ATGGAGCTTATCGAGCAAGGTTTTCCTATTTTTTTGTTGATTTTTTGTCGAATTACATCATTTTTCGTCGTAGCTCCGATGTTTTCTGGGAAAATGATGCCGAATATTGCAAAAATCGGTTTAAGTTTTTTTATTTCTTTTATCGTGTATCTCACGTATGGCATTAATCAGACAGTAGCGACAGATGCCAGCTACGTGCTTTATGTCGTACAGGAAATATTGATCGGCCTGTTATTCGGCTTCGTGGTGTATTTGTTTTTCGTAGTCGTGCAGACGGCAGGGGCATTAATGGATTTGCAAATTGGTTTTGCGATGGCGAATGTCGTCAACCCATTGACGGGCACTTCCGTGCCATTGCTAGGTAATTTTAAATACATGATGCTTATTGTCATTTTTTTCTCCTTGAACGGGCATCATTACTTGCTTCGAGGGCTAATGGACAGTTACAAATGGATGCCGCTTGCTGGAGATTTTTTTGCGAGAATCAGCAGTGGCAGCATTAGCGAGTTTTTAACGAAAGCCGTTGGAAATACGTTTTTGCTAGCTTTACAGGTCGCAGCTCCGCTAGTAATTGCCATGTTTCTGACGGATGTCGGACTGGCATTTTTAGCCAAAACAGCGCCTCAATACAATGTTTTCGTCATTGGGATACCGCTTAAGCTTATTATCGGGACGATTTTGCTCGTGCTGCTTATGCCGGGGCTAAGTGGTCTGTATGAGCGGCTCATTGCCATCATGTTTGACAACTTGGAGCAGCTATTCGCCATTTTCAAAGGGCCGGACGGGTAG
- the fliQ gene encoding flagellar biosynthesis protein FliQ — protein sequence MSADFIIGLASEAVFTVLKSSAPMLLIALVVGLLVSIFQATTQIQEQTLAFVPKIVAVFASVVLFGPWILNTIVDFTYNLLNNLHKYIG from the coding sequence ATGAGTGCCGATTTTATTATCGGTCTGGCCAGCGAGGCTGTATTTACCGTACTAAAAAGCAGTGCTCCAATGCTTCTTATTGCTCTCGTTGTTGGGCTCTTGGTCAGTATTTTTCAGGCGACTACCCAGATACAAGAGCAAACCTTAGCATTTGTTCCGAAAATTGTAGCGGTTTTTGCATCCGTTGTTTTGTTCGGGCCGTGGATTCTAAATACGATCGTCGATTTCACTTATAATCTGCTGAACAACCTGCATAAATATATCGGATAG
- the fliP gene encoding flagellar type III secretion system pore protein FliP (The bacterial flagellar biogenesis protein FliP forms a type III secretion system (T3SS)-type pore required for flagellar assembly.), whose amino-acid sequence MKNKWWIALVAVQLAGLIFQSHAFAEPLPNVEINFGNTGSDQPDPSALSILLLITVLSIAPAILVLMTSFTRIIIVLSFVRTSLGTQMMPPNQVLIGLAMFLTFFIMAPTFSQVNEVALQPYLKGEISQTAAFEKASVPMKAFMFKQTREKDLKLFMDYTKTEKPKTYEDIPLTVLVPAYAISEIKTAFQMGFLIFIPFLVIDMIVSSTLMAMGMMMLPPVMISLPFKLLLFVMVDGWYLIVKSLLLSFNT is encoded by the coding sequence ATGAAAAATAAATGGTGGATAGCTCTTGTTGCGGTGCAGTTAGCCGGTTTAATATTTCAATCGCATGCTTTTGCTGAACCGCTGCCGAACGTAGAAATTAACTTTGGCAACACGGGCAGCGATCAGCCGGACCCTAGCGCGTTATCAATTTTGCTGCTGATTACCGTGCTAAGCATAGCGCCTGCTATTCTAGTATTGATGACCAGCTTTACACGCATTATTATCGTGCTTAGCTTCGTTCGGACATCGCTCGGTACGCAGATGATGCCTCCGAACCAGGTACTAATCGGACTTGCTATGTTTTTAACCTTTTTTATTATGGCCCCTACCTTCTCTCAAGTAAATGAGGTAGCTTTGCAGCCATATTTGAAAGGGGAAATTTCCCAAACAGCAGCTTTCGAGAAAGCGTCTGTACCGATGAAGGCTTTTATGTTCAAGCAGACGAGAGAGAAAGATTTAAAGCTGTTTATGGATTACACGAAGACTGAAAAGCCGAAAACTTATGAGGATATCCCACTGACCGTTTTGGTTCCGGCGTATGCAATTAGCGAAATCAAGACAGCTTTTCAAATGGGCTTCCTTATATTCATACCGTTCCTCGTTATTGATATGATTGTATCCAGTACGTTAATGGCGATGGGGATGATGATGCTTCCGCCAGTAATGATTTCATTGCCGTTCAAGCTCTTGCTGTTCGTCATGGTAGATGGCTGGTATTTGATAGTCAAATCCTTGTTATTAAGCTTCAATACCTGA
- a CDS encoding flagellar biosynthetic protein FliO — protein sequence MVKLKARVTLLLFSGMAVLPAAALAEAVQTSQPDLPYTSSSNMAGSVVWVIFSLLLIIGLIIVVIKWLSRRNRAFGGTNRSLRSLGGISLGQNHSLQVVELSGRLYVVGVGENITLLDKIDDEKQAEAIIEAMERQVQGGWSPSALTGLVSRFRQGSGEQEPKDEQWNDASSFQNVLKDKMNRQADRKQQLEALLKDPNPNERLNDDHEK from the coding sequence ATGGTCAAACTTAAAGCTCGTGTAACGCTTTTATTGTTTTCAGGAATGGCCGTTCTGCCTGCCGCCGCCTTAGCGGAAGCAGTCCAGACGAGCCAGCCTGATTTGCCATATACTAGTTCGTCTAACATGGCAGGCAGTGTAGTATGGGTTATTTTTTCTCTACTCCTTATTATTGGACTAATCATTGTAGTTATTAAATGGCTCTCGCGGCGCAACCGGGCGTTCGGAGGAACAAATCGTTCGCTTCGTTCGCTCGGGGGCATTTCCTTAGGTCAAAATCATTCGCTTCAAGTTGTTGAGCTGTCAGGCCGTCTATATGTTGTAGGGGTTGGAGAAAACATTACCCTGCTGGACAAGATTGATGATGAAAAACAAGCTGAGGCGATTATTGAGGCAATGGAGAGGCAAGTGCAAGGTGGCTGGTCGCCGAGTGCTTTGACGGGCTTAGTATCACGCTTTCGTCAAGGCTCTGGCGAACAGGAACCGAAGGATGAACAGTGGAACGACGCTTCTTCGTTTCAGAATGTGCTTAAGGACAAGATGAATCGTCAGGCGGATCGCAAGCAGCAGCTCGAAGCACTCCTCAAAGACCCTAACCCTAATGAACGGTTGAATGATGATCATGAAAAATAA
- a CDS encoding response regulator: MANRILIVDDAAFMRMMIRDILSKNGYEVVGEAPDGAQAVEKFKELKPDLITMDITMPEMDGIAALKEVKKIDPNAKVIMCSAMGQQAMVIDAIQAGAKDFIVKPFQADRVIEAIKKTLG, encoded by the coding sequence ATGGCAAACCGTATTCTAATCGTAGACGACGCAGCATTTATGCGCATGATGATCCGCGATATTTTATCCAAAAACGGCTACGAAGTAGTTGGTGAAGCACCTGATGGCGCACAAGCGGTGGAGAAATTCAAGGAGCTTAAGCCAGACCTGATTACGATGGATATCACGATGCCTGAGATGGACGGCATTGCAGCATTGAAAGAAGTTAAAAAAATCGACCCGAATGCAAAAGTTATTATGTGCTCTGCAATGGGACAGCAAGCAATGGTTATTGATGCCATTCAAGCTGGAGCGAAAGATTTCATCGTTAAACCTTTCCAAGCGGACCGTGTTATTGAAGCGATCAAGAAAACGCTGGGCTAA